The proteins below come from a single Cannabis sativa cultivar Pink pepper isolate KNU-18-1 chromosome 3, ASM2916894v1, whole genome shotgun sequence genomic window:
- the LOC115708734 gene encoding transcription factor MYB122 — translation MGRTPCCNVQGLKKGAWTTEEDQKLSAYITQHGEGGWRSLPEKAGLSRCGKSCRLRWTNYLRPGIKRGEFTNEEEETIMRLHAVLGNKWSAIAKQLPMRTDNEIKNHWNTRLKRIVAEKGKDNLITRADIENLVAKNGIGNNAETEKSPTKNLNVVEFKGSTFKLLNDVASKLKASGSIVSLINQQVVKCNSTEANSVSSPTNTTTTTSTTANTPANLLNRVATTLNSPKSNSLGAIKAIFSRTLEGSTVSGSSDISFSEVGMGIEDTSDERSSPESENAVHVSIPFSSSTRLLNKMASKFALMNHVQTVAGGSTHMSKPLVLEPNHLDDWSQEISHLGGISGTCKDETSNQFDMVFEPDHQDHEFLLEVGCEDQNDKGKVCNEDNELIRSLSRETDSNEQVLVFTSNSSSSYEGSSHIEVVVSDLEAADNWEDCVNFDEFFDAATLE, via the exons ATGGGAAGGACACCCTGCTGCAACGTCCAAGGTTTGAAGAAAGGCGCGTGGACCACCGAAGAGGACCAAAAACTCTCTGCTTACATTACCCAACACGGCGAGGGAGGCTGGCGATCCTTGCCTGAGAAAGCTG GTCTTTCGAGGTGTGGAAAGAGCTGCAGATTGAGATGGACTAATTATCTGAGGCCTGGCATTAAGAGGGGAGAGTTCACTAATGAGGAAGAAGAGACTATTATGAGACTTCATGCTGTTTTAGGCAACAA ATGGTCAGCCATAGCGAAACAGTTACCAATGCGAACAGACAACGAAATCAAGAACCATTGGAATACGAGACTGAAGAGAATCGTAGCTGAAAAGGGCAAGGATAATTTAATCACTAGAGCCGATATTGAAAATCTTGTAGCTAAAAATGGTATTGGTAACAATGCTGAAACAGAGAAAAGTCCTACGAAGAATCTCAACGTCGTTGAGTTTAAAGGGTCAACTTTTAAGCTACTTAATGATGTTGCTTCTAAGCTCAAAGCATCTGGTTCCATCGTCTCATTAATTAACCAACAAGTTGTGAAGTGTAACTCAACAGAGGCCAACTCTGTCTCAAGTCCTACTAATACTACTACAACCACTAGCACCACCGCCAATACTCCAGCTAATTTACTCAACAGGGTCGCCACAACTCTCAACTCACCAAAATCAAATTCTCTTGGTGCCATTAAAGCAATCTTTTCCAGAACATTAGAAGGCAGTACAGTTAGTGGTAGTAGTGACATCAGTTTTTCTGAGGTCGGTATGGGGATTGAAGATACTAGTGATGAGAGAAGTAGTCCTGAATCTGAAAATGCAGTTCATGTTTCAATTCCGTTCTCCTCCTCAACCAGGTTACTCAACAAAATGGCTTCTAAATTTGCTCTAATGAATCATGTTCAGACAGTGGCTGGTGGCAGCACCCATATGTCTAAGCCTCTGGTTTTGGAACCAAATCATCTGGATGATTGGAGCCAAGAAATCTCCCATTTGGGTGGAATTTCCGGTACTTGTAAAGACGAAACTAGTAACCAATTTGACATGGTCTTCGAACCTGATCATCAAGATCATGAATTTTTGTTGGAAGTAGGTTGTGAGGATCAGAATGACAAAGGCAAAGTTTGTAATGAGGATAATGAGTTGATTAGAAGTCTGTCAAGGGAGACTGATTCTAATGAACAAGTTTTGGTATTCACTAGTAATAGTAGCTCTTCATATGAAGGTTCTAGTCATATCGAAGTGGTAGTAAGTGACTTGGAGGCTGCAGATAATTGGGAGGACTGTGTTAACTTTGATGAATTCTTTGATGCTGCAACTCTTGAGTAA